The Nitrospirota bacterium nucleotide sequence GGGGCATCAACTGCTCAAGTCTGTATCTTATCAAAGAAAGGTTCTCTTCTTTCATCCTCAGTCGCTTCGATCTTTAGCAGGACGTGACTTACCGTATCGAATATGCAGAAGTTTTCCGGCTCTGACACCCATTTATTGGGTAACTCAAACTGAACATCAACGTCTGGCTTTTAAACCATCTACTTTCATTCCTTTCTCCCTTCGCTTAGCTCTGTCTCAATTTCCTCAATACTTGGAAGACTGGATTTCAATTCTTTCGGCAGTGAGCGGGTCAGCTTTGTTTCCCAATGCGCCACTCCTATGGGTTTACGCAAATCGCGTAGTGCATATTCTACAACAAGCTTATTCTTTGAACGACAGAGGAGAAGTCCGATAGTGGGCTTATCGTCAGGATGGCGCAAGAGATCATCCACAGCAGACAGGTACATGTTCAACTTACCAATAAATGCAGGTTCAAAGGCAACAGCCTTGAGTTCGACCACGACGTAGCAGCGCAATCTGAGATGGTAGAAGAGCAAATCTACATAGAAATCGTTGTCTCCGACTTCCAGATGTATCTGCCGGCCCACAAAGGCGAAGCCTGCACCCAGTTCAAGCAGAAATTTCTGGATGTGATCCACCAGTGCCTGTTCAACCTCTCGCTCGCGACGTGCGCTCGCAGTACCCAGGAAGTCAAAAACATAAGGGTCTTTGAAGATCTGCGCTGCCATATCTGAATCTGCCGGCGGCAGTGTCTTTTGAAAATTACTGACCACTTTACCATGCCGTTCATGAGCCCGGCCATCAATTTGCAGCGTAAGAATGTTGCGGCTCCAGCCACATTCTATAGCCTCGCGAATGTACCACCCGCGGACATCAGGGGACTTAACGCGCTGCAGAAGAACTATGATATGTCCCCACGGCAATTGTGAAACAAGCTGTTTCACTTTTTTGACGTCAGGCCAGGACTCGGCAAAGGAGCGCATGAATAAAAGATTACGTGGAGAGAATCCCTTCATCTCCGGAAAGGTTTCGCAAAGGTCATAAGAGAGTCGGTCAACAACTTTTGCACCCCATCCCTCCTGACTCTGCCGCCGAAGGATAGATTGACCAATTTCCCAATATAGATTAATCATTGCAGCATTGGCAGACATAACCGTCCTTAGACGGGTTTTCTGTATCTTGGTTTTAATTTCCTGAAATAAAGCAACGTAGTTCGCAGACAGGTCTGCCTTGCCTGGAGCAACAGGGAACGCGGCGCCTTCTCTGACTTTCCCCCGGCTTAATCTCTTTTTCCTCACCTCAGCAGAGCCTCCTTGAGAATTTCTTTCAATTTTTATTTTCTCCTTCCCAATGATGGCGCACCGGCTGATACCATACGTATTGTGATATATTATAGCAATAGCCATATTTTTTCCATAACAATCAACCAGTTATCCTGTGTCAATAAAAACCAATAGTTTATCCCTGCGCCAACATGATATACTGCTAAAAAATCGAATCAGGTAATCTTATTCAACCCCATACAATGGTAAATTCTAATTGTGCCGGTAAAGCCGGGGAAAATCAGAACAGACATTATACAATCGTAAAATTAAGACAAGGAACAAGGGAATGGCATGAGTGGCGTCGTCAGGGAATAGGGGCATCCGATGCTCCAACTGTAATGGGGGAGAATCCCTGGAAAAGCCCGGAATATTTACTGAGAGAAAAGCGAGGAGAGATAACATTCGGCTTAAACGCGGCTATGGTTAGAGGTATAGCGCTTGAGCCTATAGCAAGAAAACGCTATGAAGACAAACTTGGTTTCCGTGTCGAACCGGCCTGTCTGCAAAGCATAAAGCATGAATGGCTTCGCGCAAGTGTTGATGGACTGGCAACAGACAAAGGTACCATTGTTGAAATAAAATGTGGGAAAAGCGTTTACCGCCAGGCGTCACAAACCCGGAAGGTACCCTCTTATTATTACGGACAATTGCAACACATGCTTGCCATTACAAATTTTCAATCCATTGATTTCTTCTGTTACTGGCCGGATCACCCCGAAGTTCATCTTAATATAGCACGAGATGATAATTACATTAAACGCCTTCTTGATGCTGAATACAAGTTTTGGCAGAAGATATAACAGGATGTGAAGATAAATTAACAATGAGACGCAAACTTGACGCAATTAAATTTTATTTGCGTCTCAAATTACGTTATCTGCAACTATT carries:
- a CDS encoding YqaJ viral recombinase family protein — protein: MVNSNCAGKAGENQNRHYTIVKLRQGTREWHEWRRQGIGASDAPTVMGENPWKSPEYLLREKRGEITFGLNAAMVRGIALEPIARKRYEDKLGFRVEPACLQSIKHEWLRASVDGLATDKGTIVEIKCGKSVYRQASQTRKVPSYYYGQLQHMLAITNFQSIDFFCYWPDHPEVHLNIARDDNYIKRLLDAEYKFWQKI
- a CDS encoding DUF1016 family protein, which translates into the protein MAIAIIYHNTYGISRCAIIGKEKIKIERNSQGGSAEVRKKRLSRGKVREGAAFPVAPGKADLSANYVALFQEIKTKIQKTRLRTVMSANAAMINLYWEIGQSILRRQSQEGWGAKVVDRLSYDLCETFPEMKGFSPRNLLFMRSFAESWPDVKKVKQLVSQLPWGHIIVLLQRVKSPDVRGWYIREAIECGWSRNILTLQIDGRAHERHGKVVSNFQKTLPPADSDMAAQIFKDPYVFDFLGTASARREREVEQALVDHIQKFLLELGAGFAFVGRQIHLEVGDNDFYVDLLFYHLRLRCYVVVELKAVAFEPAFIGKLNMYLSAVDDLLRHPDDKPTIGLLLCRSKNKLVVEYALRDLRKPIGVAHWETKLTRSLPKELKSSLPSIEEIETELSEGRKE